A portion of the Sphingobacterium spiritivorum genome contains these proteins:
- a CDS encoding ROK family protein — protein sequence MNILYYNKAHSIAELSAKTKKSIPSISKIINELYYDQLIIDDGLAPSTGGRRPTRYSINPKLNKFILSVAVDQHYIRTVIYNMSNEEQTPILTLENNLNNPDLTFQNIVESIENILNQGNYNQHNILGIGISMPGFVDNILGTNGSYADKNENLFHIKRNIGHKFQIPTFLENDSSAIAIAEQYFGKAKDTSHALIINIGWGVGLGIIVDNKLFRGYSGYAGEFSHIPLSDSNKLCSCGKRGCLEVEASLPAAVEFAEEKLKSGEKSILAHQLTNNKPGNSHLLIQSSLEGDQLAISALAKSGYMLGKGIATLIHILNPEKIILSGRGAQAGSILMPQIQTAINEFCIPKIAQKTTIIISNMTDRAQLIGSACIVLEYSLENLVNSLLNQ from the coding sequence ATGAATATATTATACTACAATAAAGCTCATTCCATTGCAGAACTGAGTGCTAAGACAAAAAAAAGCATTCCCAGTATAAGTAAAATTATTAACGAACTTTACTATGATCAGTTGATTATAGATGATGGCCTGGCTCCCAGTACAGGAGGGCGCAGACCAACCCGATACAGTATTAATCCGAAACTAAACAAATTCATTCTTTCCGTGGCAGTGGATCAGCATTACATTCGGACTGTAATCTATAATATGTCCAATGAGGAGCAAACCCCCATTCTTACACTTGAAAATAACTTAAACAACCCCGACCTTACTTTTCAAAACATTGTTGAATCAATAGAAAATATACTTAATCAAGGCAATTACAATCAGCATAATATTCTAGGCATCGGAATAAGCATGCCGGGTTTTGTTGATAATATACTTGGCACCAATGGTTCATACGCAGATAAAAATGAGAATTTATTCCATATCAAACGTAATATCGGGCATAAGTTTCAGATACCTACATTTTTAGAAAATGATTCATCGGCAATAGCAATCGCAGAGCAATATTTTGGAAAAGCCAAAGACACGTCACATGCGCTCATTATAAATATTGGTTGGGGTGTAGGATTGGGAATTATTGTTGATAATAAATTATTCAGAGGATACAGCGGGTATGCCGGAGAGTTTAGCCATATTCCATTATCTGACAGCAACAAGCTATGCTCTTGTGGAAAAAGAGGATGCTTAGAAGTCGAAGCGTCCCTGCCCGCTGCAGTGGAATTTGCAGAGGAAAAGCTTAAAAGCGGAGAGAAATCTATATTAGCACATCAACTAACCAATAACAAACCTGGAAATAGTCATCTATTAATTCAATCCTCCCTCGAAGGTGATCAGCTGGCTATTTCCGCACTGGCTAAGTCCGGTTATATGCTTGGCAAAGGAATAGCAACACTTATACATATTTTAAATCCGGAAAAAATTATACTAAGTGGCAGAGGTGCGCAGGCCGGATCTATTCTGATGCCGCAAATCCAAACCGCCATTAATGAATTCTGTATTCCCAAAATAGCACAAAAGACAACCATTATTATATCAAATATGACAGACAGGGCGCAGTTGATAGGCTCAGCTTGCATAGTTCTGGAATACTCACTCGAAAATCTTGTAAACTCACTACTAAATCAATAA
- a CDS encoding acyltransferase family protein: MKQRYYSLDVFRGATVALMIMVNNPGSWGHMFAPLKHAEWHGCTPTDLVFPFFLFAVGNAMSFVIPRLQEAGPAVFWQKVLKRTVLIFLIGLFINWWPFVQWAQDTLVFKQWSYADDPMRGVRILGVLQRIALAYCFASIIAYYFREKAIIWISALILVLYWAICAFMGTSGDPYSLQGWFGTAYDIQILGVAHVYKGEGVPFDPEGLMSTLPAIVQVVLGYLAGTYIKKQGQVDWLWKKVPASHEPHFKLLSGLFVTGFILVVLAWVWSLGFPINKKIWTSSYVLYTTGLGIMTIGGMIWFIEVQGVKNSLTRFFDVFGKNPLFIFVLSGLLPRLVGLWRIPDGVGEDGLPVYTNALNWFYSHVCAQLPGPPEVGSFAYSLCFLAFMWVICYILDKKKIYIKV; this comes from the coding sequence ATGAAACAACGTTATTATTCTCTGGATGTATTTAGAGGAGCTACTGTCGCACTTATGATCATGGTTAATAATCCTGGATCATGGGGGCATATGTTTGCGCCTCTTAAACATGCGGAATGGCATGGCTGTACACCTACAGATCTTGTTTTTCCATTTTTTCTGTTTGCAGTCGGAAACGCAATGTCTTTTGTTATTCCGCGGTTACAGGAGGCTGGACCTGCTGTTTTCTGGCAAAAAGTATTGAAGAGAACAGTTCTTATATTTTTAATAGGTCTGTTTATCAACTGGTGGCCTTTTGTGCAATGGGCGCAGGATACGCTTGTCTTTAAGCAATGGAGTTATGCAGATGATCCGATGCGTGGAGTGCGTATATTAGGTGTATTACAGCGGATAGCATTAGCGTATTGTTTTGCCTCTATCATTGCTTACTATTTCAGGGAAAAGGCTATTATCTGGATTTCAGCCTTGATTTTAGTGTTGTACTGGGCTATCTGTGCATTTATGGGAACATCCGGAGATCCATACAGTTTACAAGGCTGGTTCGGTACCGCATACGACATTCAGATTTTAGGAGTTGCCCATGTGTATAAAGGAGAGGGAGTTCCTTTTGATCCGGAGGGGTTGATGAGTACATTGCCTGCAATTGTACAAGTTGTACTGGGGTATCTTGCCGGTACTTATATCAAGAAGCAGGGGCAGGTAGATTGGTTATGGAAAAAAGTTCCTGCATCTCATGAACCACACTTTAAATTATTGTCCGGATTGTTTGTGACCGGTTTTATTTTGGTTGTTCTGGCATGGGTATGGTCTTTAGGTTTTCCGATCAATAAGAAGATATGGACGAGTTCGTATGTATTGTATACAACGGGTTTGGGTATAATGACGATAGGAGGTATGATCTGGTTTATAGAGGTTCAAGGTGTTAAAAATAGTCTGACACGATTTTTTGATGTATTCGGAAAAAATCCTTTGTTCATCTTTGTGTTAAGTGGTTTGTTACCTCGTTTAGTCGGATTATGGCGGATACCGGACGGAGTAGGAGAGGATGGTCTGCCGGTTTATACCAATGCGCTCAACTGGTTCTATTCTCATGTTTGTGCACAATTGCCAGGTCCGCCTGAAGTCGGATCTTTTGCGTATTCTCTATGCTTTCTTGCTTTTATGTGGGTGATCTGCTATATACTGGATAAAAAGAAAATTTATATAAAGGTGTAA
- the rpsO gene encoding 30S ribosomal protein S15, whose protein sequence is MYLSKEYKADIFAEFAGAATNTGSTEGQVALFTKRIAHLTGHLKNNRKDFATQRSLQKLVGKRRSLLAYLYKKDIERYRAIIKGLGLRDIIK, encoded by the coding sequence ATGTATTTAAGTAAAGAGTACAAAGCTGATATCTTCGCAGAATTTGCCGGAGCAGCTACAAACACAGGATCTACTGAAGGTCAGGTGGCATTATTCACTAAAAGAATTGCTCACTTAACTGGGCATTTGAAAAACAACAGAAAAGACTTCGCAACACAACGTTCACTACAGAAATTAGTAGGTAAACGTCGTTCTTTGTTAGCATATCTTTACAAGAAAGATATCGAAAGATATCGTGCGATCATCAAAGGCTTAGGTTTACGTGATATTATCAAATAA
- the pnp gene encoding polyribonucleotide nucleotidyltransferase has translation MSYNEIKTIIDMGNGTQIELSTGKLAKQADGSVVVKQGDTMLLATVVSAREAKPGVDFLPLSVDYQEKYAATGRIPGGFLRREARLSDYEVLISRLVDRALRPLFPENYHADTQVMISLISADKDIMPDALAGLAASAAIAVSDIPFNGPISEVRVAKIDGELVINPKLSDLERATLEFIVAGSAQDIGMVEGEANEISETEMVEAIAFAHEAIKKQIAAQVELANLVGATVKREYNHEPSNPELREAIFAATYDKVYAIAKSGSTKHERGEKFSEIGEEFFVTLGEEIDDDTKFLAKKYFHDVQYDAVRNLVLDEGIRLDGRDVRTVRPIWSEVNYLPAAHGSAVFTRGETQSLTSVTLGAKDDEQMIDGAFINGYNKFILHYNFPAFSTGEVRPNRGPGRREVGHGNLAMRSLKQVLPADAENPYTIRVVSDILESNGSSSMATVCAGTLALMDAGVKLKAPVSGIAMGLITDEKTGKYAILSDILGDEDHLGDMDFKVTGTSKGIVACQMDLKINGLKWEVLTQALDQAKEARLHILGEMAKTISAPREDYKPHAPRIIQIIIDKEFIGAVIGPGGKIIQEMQRETGATISIEEVDNKGIVQIFADNKAAIDEATARIRAIAAKPEIGATYEGKVKSIMPFGAFVEIMPGKDGLLHISEIDWKRYETMDGIFKEGDKVTVKLLDVDKQGKMKLSRKALLPRPPREDKPQQEQKSAEQAPQNDAPQA, from the coding sequence ATGAGTTATAACGAAATCAAAACAATTATCGATATGGGTAATGGCACCCAAATCGAACTGTCTACTGGTAAATTAGCTAAACAAGCTGATGGTTCAGTAGTCGTCAAACAAGGTGATACGATGTTGCTGGCTACAGTTGTTTCTGCAAGAGAAGCTAAGCCGGGAGTAGACTTTTTACCTTTATCCGTAGATTATCAAGAAAAATATGCGGCTACAGGCCGTATTCCTGGTGGTTTTCTACGTCGTGAAGCCAGATTGTCAGACTATGAGGTGTTGATCTCTCGTTTGGTAGACAGAGCTTTACGCCCGTTATTCCCTGAAAACTATCACGCAGATACACAAGTAATGATCAGTCTGATCTCTGCAGATAAAGATATTATGCCTGATGCATTAGCAGGTCTTGCTGCATCAGCTGCTATCGCAGTTTCAGATATTCCTTTCAATGGTCCTATTTCAGAAGTTCGTGTTGCTAAAATCGACGGCGAGTTGGTCATCAACCCGAAATTATCAGATCTGGAACGTGCTACTTTAGAATTTATCGTAGCAGGTTCTGCACAGGATATCGGTATGGTGGAAGGTGAAGCAAATGAAATTTCGGAGACTGAAATGGTTGAAGCAATTGCTTTCGCTCACGAAGCTATCAAGAAACAAATCGCTGCACAGGTAGAATTGGCTAATCTTGTCGGTGCTACTGTGAAACGTGAATACAATCACGAACCTTCAAACCCTGAGTTACGTGAAGCGATTTTTGCTGCTACATACGATAAAGTATATGCAATCGCAAAATCAGGTTCAACAAAACACGAACGTGGAGAGAAATTTTCTGAGATCGGTGAAGAATTCTTCGTTACTCTTGGAGAAGAAATCGATGATGATACAAAATTCCTGGCTAAAAAATATTTTCACGATGTACAGTACGATGCAGTACGTAATTTAGTGCTGGATGAAGGAATCCGTCTGGATGGTCGTGATGTACGTACAGTACGTCCGATCTGGTCAGAAGTGAATTACCTTCCGGCTGCCCACGGATCTGCTGTATTCACACGTGGTGAAACACAATCATTGACTTCAGTTACTCTGGGTGCTAAAGACGATGAGCAGATGATAGACGGTGCATTTATTAATGGATACAACAAATTTATCCTGCACTATAACTTCCCTGCATTCTCTACAGGTGAGGTCAGACCTAACAGAGGCCCTGGTCGTCGTGAAGTAGGTCATGGTAACCTGGCTATGCGTTCATTGAAGCAAGTATTACCAGCAGATGCTGAAAACCCATATACGATTCGTGTAGTGTCCGATATTCTGGAGTCTAACGGTTCGTCATCAATGGCGACTGTATGTGCCGGAACATTGGCGTTAATGGATGCAGGTGTGAAACTGAAAGCTCCTGTATCTGGTATTGCAATGGGTCTGATCACAGATGAGAAAACAGGTAAATATGCAATCTTATCTGATATCCTTGGTGACGAAGATCACCTGGGTGATATGGACTTTAAAGTAACAGGTACTTCAAAAGGTATCGTAGCTTGTCAGATGGACCTTAAGATCAATGGTCTTAAATGGGAAGTGTTGACACAAGCTTTGGATCAAGCCAAAGAAGCTCGTCTTCATATTCTTGGAGAGATGGCTAAAACTATTTCTGCTCCTCGTGAAGATTACAAACCACATGCACCACGCATTATTCAGATCATTATCGATAAAGAATTTATCGGTGCTGTTATCGGGCCAGGTGGTAAGATTATTCAGGAGATGCAACGCGAAACCGGAGCTACTATCTCAATCGAAGAGGTGGATAACAAAGGTATCGTACAGATCTTTGCCGATAACAAAGCCGCTATCGATGAAGCTACAGCTCGTATCAGAGCGATCGCTGCTAAACCAGAGATTGGTGCTACATACGAAGGTAAAGTGAAATCTATCATGCCATTTGGTGCTTTCGTAGAAATCATGCCGGGTAAAGACGGATTGTTACATATCTCAGAAATCGATTGGAAACGTTATGAAACAATGGACGGAATCTTCAAAGAAGGAGATAAAGTTACGGTCAAATTGTTGGATGTAGATAAACAAGGTAAAATGAAGCTTTCACGTAAAGCGTTATTGCCTCGTCCTCCGAGAGAAGATAAACCTCAGCAAGAGCAAAAAAGTGCTGAACAGGCACCTCAGAACGATGCGCCTCAGGCGTAA
- a CDS encoding DUF493 domain-containing protein: MSNLKNINIQDIGDGNDNQKDFYTTFKERLQDVETFPSVYTFKFILPKDEEQLNQIKSIFSGKDAQFSVKESKTGKYNSITVNVTVNDADEVVHYYQEVAKIKGVIML; encoded by the coding sequence ATGAGTAATTTGAAAAATATAAATATTCAGGACATCGGTGATGGAAACGATAACCAAAAAGATTTCTACACAACTTTCAAAGAAAGATTACAGGATGTAGAAACTTTTCCAAGTGTTTATACCTTCAAATTTATTTTACCAAAAGACGAAGAGCAATTGAATCAGATCAAATCTATTTTTTCAGGAAAAGATGCTCAATTCTCTGTAAAAGAGTCTAAAACCGGAAAATATAATTCCATAACTGTTAATGTAACGGTAAACGATGCGGATGAAGTTGTACACTACTATCAGGAAGTGGCTAAAATAAAAGGTGTTATCATGCTGTAA
- a CDS encoding GH92 family glycosyl hydrolase, with product MKSAGIKVLISIVASAGLSLSCAQAQNFTQYVDPLIGSAGHGHVFVGANVPLGAVQLGPTQIAQTWDKFNGWDWVSGYNFKSKDILGFTHTHLSGTGIGDLNDIMIVPANGKLQLQPAQFDKMDTGYGSHFAKENEKAVAGLYSVYLDDYKVKAKLTASERVGYHQYTYEKTDNAHILIDLAFKMNWDKTTDTYIKQINDSTFVGYRFSTGWANDQKVYFALKTSVPIQKVDFYDDKTPKFGSQVVKGLGIKAALYFDAVKNKTIELKVGLSPVSTVNALANIDAEIPGWNFDKTAALADTKWNKTLGKIDFQGDADTKKIFYTALYHTYFAPTIFNDANGDYLGTDKQVYEKQDFTNHTVFSLWDTYRALHPLMTITEEPQVVRDFIKSMLAIYEQQGKLPVWHLQGNETNTMVGLPAIPIIADAVLKGFLTKEEEEMAWEAVKTTAMGYDNGLRFVRDLTYIPIDSMDHESVAWALEYAIADFGAYKIAEKLGKQEDVAYFQKRYKLYEKYFDKEVGHFVGRRVNGEFRRPFNPLMAKHRENDYCEGNAWQYTWLVPQDVKGLINLFGGENNFLKKLDEFTTMSSQLGDEASPDISGLIGQYAQGNEPNHHIPYLYAYAGEQWKGAALARKAMTEFYTSAPDGLCGNDDVGQMSAWYVFSAMGFYPLNPMIGTYVFGSPLMEKATINLPNGSKFVINVKNQGKNNTYIKSIKLDGKPYHKTYITHGDISKGGQLEIEMSSTANKNFGKNKDSWPSAIEN from the coding sequence ATGAAAAGTGCAGGAATTAAAGTTTTAATCTCCATAGTTGCCTCAGCAGGCCTTAGTCTTTCATGTGCTCAGGCTCAAAATTTCACCCAATATGTGGATCCTCTGATCGGGTCTGCAGGACATGGCCACGTATTCGTCGGTGCCAATGTTCCGTTGGGAGCCGTACAATTAGGTCCGACCCAGATCGCTCAGACCTGGGACAAATTCAACGGATGGGATTGGGTAAGCGGATATAATTTCAAAAGTAAAGATATACTGGGATTTACACATACACATCTCAGCGGAACCGGTATCGGAGATCTGAATGATATTATGATTGTACCGGCTAACGGTAAGCTGCAACTTCAACCTGCTCAATTTGACAAAATGGATACGGGATATGGCTCTCATTTTGCCAAAGAGAATGAAAAAGCTGTCGCCGGACTATACAGTGTGTATCTTGATGATTACAAGGTAAAGGCTAAACTGACGGCATCTGAGCGTGTAGGATATCATCAATACACGTATGAAAAGACAGACAACGCACATATCCTGATTGATCTTGCATTTAAGATGAACTGGGATAAAACTACAGATACTTACATTAAGCAAATCAATGACAGTACATTCGTAGGTTACCGTTTTTCTACAGGATGGGCCAATGATCAGAAAGTATACTTCGCGCTGAAAACTTCTGTTCCAATCCAGAAAGTCGACTTTTATGATGATAAAACCCCAAAATTTGGAAGTCAGGTTGTAAAGGGACTTGGAATCAAAGCCGCACTATACTTTGACGCTGTTAAAAACAAAACTATTGAACTAAAAGTCGGACTTTCTCCTGTCAGTACAGTCAATGCATTAGCCAATATAGATGCCGAAATACCGGGATGGAATTTTGATAAAACAGCGGCTCTTGCAGATACAAAATGGAATAAAACACTTGGAAAAATTGACTTTCAAGGTGACGCAGATACCAAGAAAATATTCTACACTGCTTTGTACCACACCTATTTTGCCCCGACTATTTTTAATGATGCAAACGGTGACTACTTAGGTACAGATAAACAGGTATACGAAAAACAAGACTTTACAAATCATACGGTCTTCTCACTTTGGGACACCTACCGTGCTCTGCACCCTTTGATGACTATTACTGAAGAACCGCAGGTTGTACGTGATTTTATTAAGTCTATGCTTGCTATCTATGAGCAGCAAGGCAAATTACCGGTATGGCATTTACAGGGGAATGAAACAAACACCATGGTAGGCCTTCCGGCTATTCCGATTATTGCTGATGCAGTACTAAAAGGATTTCTAACGAAAGAAGAAGAAGAAATGGCATGGGAAGCTGTCAAAACAACAGCCATGGGCTATGATAACGGCTTACGTTTTGTGCGTGATCTGACTTACATTCCTATCGACAGCATGGATCACGAATCTGTAGCCTGGGCACTGGAATATGCTATCGCTGATTTTGGAGCATATAAAATAGCAGAGAAATTAGGTAAACAGGAAGATGTAGCCTATTTCCAAAAGCGTTATAAACTGTATGAGAAGTACTTTGATAAAGAAGTAGGACATTTTGTTGGCAGACGTGTCAACGGAGAATTCCGCAGACCATTCAATCCTTTAATGGCTAAACACCGTGAAAACGACTATTGTGAGGGAAATGCATGGCAATACACCTGGTTAGTCCCTCAGGATGTAAAAGGCCTGATCAACTTATTCGGCGGAGAAAATAACTTCCTGAAGAAGCTGGATGAATTCACGACTATGTCATCCCAACTGGGTGACGAAGCTTCTCCTGACATATCAGGACTGATTGGTCAATATGCACAGGGTAATGAACCCAATCACCACATCCCTTACCTGTATGCTTATGCGGGCGAACAATGGAAAGGTGCAGCACTGGCAAGAAAAGCGATGACTGAATTTTACACTTCAGCCCCTGATGGCTTATGCGGAAATGATGATGTGGGACAGATGAGTGCCTGGTATGTATTTTCGGCTATGGGCTTCTACCCTCTTAACCCGATGATCGGAACTTATGTGTTCGGATCACCATTAATGGAAAAAGCAACTATTAATCTGCCTAACGGAAGCAAATTTGTTATTAATGTCAAAAATCAGGGCAAAAACAATACGTACATCAAATCAATCAAACTGGACGGAAAACCGTATCACAAAACCTATATCACACACGGTGACATCAGTAAAGGCGGTCAGCTTGAAATCGAAATGAGCAGTACAGCAAATAAAAATTTCGGTAAGAACAAAGACAGCTGGCCATCAGCTATAGAAAACTAA
- a CDS encoding LacI family DNA-binding transcriptional regulator has translation MKKRILISDIAKDLGISVTTVSFILNDKAKEKRISDGLTKRVLDHVKKVGYKPNQLAKSLRTGKTKILGLLVEDISNPFFSNIAKLIEGKAYASGYHIIYCSMDNDETKSKELIQMFYDRQIDGFIITPSEGLDETITQLQQNNVPLILFDRYLANVETNYVITDNFKGAYDATDHLIGQGFKRVGFVSLYSDQTQMRDRLEGYMKGIDKYKKQAFIKKVQQDAPEEERVREIDEFIEDNRLDAVVFATNYLAIDGLKAVKINQRKLPAMVAFDDHTLFKLYEPSITVVSQPIAEIADELITALLGQIQGKNKKLKQVVLPCELKIRESSLISAN, from the coding sequence ATGAAGAAAAGAATTTTAATTAGCGATATTGCTAAAGACTTGGGCATCTCCGTCACCACCGTTTCTTTTATTTTAAATGATAAAGCCAAAGAAAAGCGAATTAGCGATGGTCTGACGAAGCGTGTGCTTGATCACGTGAAGAAAGTCGGATATAAACCAAACCAACTTGCTAAAAGTTTGCGCACCGGGAAAACTAAAATTTTAGGCTTGCTGGTAGAGGATATTTCGAACCCTTTCTTTTCCAATATTGCTAAACTGATCGAAGGAAAAGCTTATGCCAGCGGATACCATATTATCTATTGTAGTATGGACAATGACGAAACAAAATCCAAGGAGCTTATCCAGATGTTTTACGATCGTCAGATTGACGGATTTATTATCACTCCTTCTGAAGGATTGGATGAAACCATCACACAATTACAACAGAATAATGTACCTCTTATTCTTTTTGATCGTTATCTCGCGAATGTGGAAACCAATTATGTGATTACTGACAATTTCAAAGGTGCATATGATGCTACTGATCATCTGATCGGACAGGGATTCAAGCGTGTTGGATTTGTCTCGCTGTATTCCGATCAGACACAGATGAGAGACCGGTTGGAAGGTTATATGAAAGGTATAGATAAATATAAGAAGCAGGCTTTTATTAAAAAGGTACAGCAGGATGCTCCGGAAGAGGAGCGGGTACGTGAGATCGATGAGTTCATTGAGGATAACAGACTGGATGCTGTCGTTTTTGCAACCAATTATCTGGCTATTGACGGCCTGAAAGCCGTGAAAATCAATCAGCGGAAACTACCTGCAATGGTTGCATTTGATGATCATACACTGTTCAAGCTATATGAACCATCCATTACCGTCGTGTCTCAGCCTATTGCTGAAATTGCAGATGAGCTTATTACAGCGCTGTTGGGACAGATACAAGGAAAAAATAAGAAACTAAAGCAGGTTGTATTGCCTTGTGAACTCAAAATAAGAGAATCCTCTCTGATCAGTGCGAACTGA
- a CDS encoding methionine-R-sulfoxide reductase, whose product MLRKLFISLSVLLSLWIIGTTFATGSLYSGENTSDTIKNTLKMDDNSKYNELTPEEEYVILRKGTEYPFTGTLLENKKKGTYICKRCNAPLYRSEDKFESHCGWPSFDDEIKGAVKHVPDADGRRTEIVCNACGAHLGHVFTGEQFTAKNTRHCVNSISMKFVED is encoded by the coding sequence ATGCTAAGAAAATTATTTATATCCCTCTCTGTCCTACTGTCTTTATGGATCATTGGCACCACGTTTGCAACCGGTTCATTGTACTCCGGAGAAAATACAAGCGACACTATAAAAAACACATTAAAGATGGACGATAACAGCAAATACAACGAACTGACTCCTGAAGAAGAATACGTAATCTTACGTAAGGGAACAGAATACCCTTTTACCGGGACTTTATTGGAAAACAAGAAAAAAGGCACTTATATCTGTAAAAGATGCAATGCCCCACTCTATCGCTCAGAAGACAAATTTGAATCTCACTGTGGCTGGCCAAGTTTTGACGATGAGATAAAAGGAGCCGTAAAACATGTCCCTGATGCGGATGGCAGACGTACAGAGATCGTCTGTAACGCTTGTGGCGCACATCTGGGACACGTATTTACAGGTGAACAGTTCACCGCTAAGAATACACGTCACTGTGTCAATTCTATATCCATGAAATTCGTGGAAGATTAA
- a CDS encoding cytochrome c3 family protein, giving the protein MRNISSVLGRLAKSISVSLVLLFAVTTVSHAQDAKEGEAIFKSKCTSCHAINRKLVGPALKDITKTKDQEWLIKWVRNSQALIASGDPDAIAIFEEYNKSVMTAFTDLSDDQIKSVLAYIDAESAKADNPDKGGAKGGAAVENTGASNWSILGMAGIILLALVVIVLLNRVSKTLEKVIAKNQIAEDANLGTGTDSRYLAFAKSFVKNKKLVFFAVLMIVAVLSVAGWKTMWNIGVHEGYKPVQPIKFSHQLHAGVNKIECQYCHGGAFKSKNASIPSANVCMNCHNTVTASEHYDGEISPEIAKIYKALDYNPDTRQYGDNPSPIQWIRIHNLPDFAYFNHSQHVVVAGVECQTCHGPIQDMEEVYQYSQLTMKWCVDCHRKTEVNTDNKYYDQLIEAHEKLKKGEKMTAAMIGGLECGKCHY; this is encoded by the coding sequence ATGAGAAATATCTCATCCGTTTTGGGAAGACTTGCGAAGTCAATATCAGTTAGTTTGGTATTGTTATTTGCCGTTACGACTGTGTCGCATGCGCAGGATGCTAAGGAAGGTGAAGCTATCTTCAAATCTAAATGTACATCTTGTCACGCGATTAACAGAAAATTAGTTGGTCCTGCTTTGAAGGACATTACAAAAACCAAAGATCAGGAATGGTTGATCAAATGGGTTAGAAACTCGCAAGCGTTAATCGCTTCCGGTGATCCGGATGCGATAGCCATTTTTGAAGAGTACAACAAATCGGTGATGACTGCCTTCACAGATTTGTCTGACGATCAAATCAAAAGTGTATTGGCATACATCGATGCTGAAAGTGCAAAAGCTGACAATCCGGATAAAGGAGGTGCTAAAGGAGGTGCTGCTGTAGAAAATACAGGAGCTTCTAACTGGTCTATTCTGGGTATGGCAGGTATTATCCTGTTGGCATTGGTGGTGATTGTATTGCTGAATCGTGTTTCTAAAACCTTAGAGAAGGTAATCGCTAAAAATCAGATCGCTGAAGATGCAAATCTTGGTACAGGTACTGATAGCCGTTACCTGGCATTCGCTAAGAGCTTTGTCAAAAACAAGAAACTGGTGTTCTTCGCCGTGTTGATGATCGTAGCTGTGTTATCAGTTGCCGGTTGGAAAACAATGTGGAATATCGGTGTGCATGAAGGGTACAAACCTGTACAGCCAATTAAATTCTCGCACCAACTACACGCTGGTGTGAATAAGATCGAATGTCAGTATTGTCACGGAGGAGCTTTCAAATCGAAGAATGCTTCTATTCCATCTGCGAATGTATGTATGAACTGTCACAATACAGTAACAGCGTCTGAGCACTACGATGGTGAGATCTCTCCGGAAATCGCGAAAATCTACAAAGCATTGGATTACAATCCGGATACACGTCAGTATGGCGATAATCCTAGTCCGATTCAGTGGATCCGTATCCACAATCTTCCAGACTTTGCTTACTTCAATCACTCGCAACACGTAGTGGTAGCAGGAGTAGAGTGTCAGACATGTCACGGTCCTATTCAGGATATGGAAGAAGTGTACCAGTATTCACAGTTAACCATGAAATGGTGTGTAGACTGTCACAGAAAAACAGAAGTAAATACTGACAATAAATACTATGACCAGTTAATTGAAGCTCACGAGAAATTGAAGAAAGGTGAGAAGATGACTGCAGCGATGATTGGTGGTCTGGAATGTGGTAAATGTCACTATTAA